In Nocardia sp. NBC_01327, the genomic stretch CACGGCGAGAACCGCTTTGCCGATGGCCGCCCGATCGTGGCGGCGCAGGCGGGCGGACCAGTCTCGGATGATCGGGCCGCTCTGCGGCCCGCTACGGAAGACGGAGCCGAACATATGCGGTTCGACCTGACTCTGGATCGCCCGGAAGCCGACCAGGCGCAGGGCCATGGCGAGGCGTTTGTACTCACCGACCTTCGCCGAATCTTCCGGACCCGCACTGGTATCCAGCAGGATCAGCGAGCGCAGCAGTTCGGGATGGCGGGCTGCCAGTCGCTGGCCGATGAAGCCGCCCATGGACAGGCCCACCCAGTGCACCGGTGCGATCGCGAGCAGGCCGATCAGGCCGGCGGCGTCCGCGGTGAGGGTATCCATATCGTAATCGCCTGCGGTGGGCGGTGTTTCGCCCTGGCCACGCCAGTCCAGGGTGATGCAGCGGTAGCGATTGCGCAGCGCCCGGATCTGCGGTTCGAACATCCAGCCGCCGAACAGCAGCCCGTGCCCGAAGACCAGGGTCTGAGCATCCGGATACTCGGGCGGAATCCCGGTGTCGGAGTAGGCGATCGGGACGCCGTCGATGAGGGCGGTCGGCATGGGCAGGCTCCTCGGAAATGCCGTGACAATCAGCTATACCGTGACAATCAGTTGCGCGGGACCGCGCACATTGATGCGGCCGTTCCACCGCACCTCCTCGGCAACGGCCCGCGGGAAGCGGCGCACGAACGCGGCGAACGCCGTGCTGCCCTCCAGCCGGACCAGTGCCGCACCCAGGCAGTGGTGGGCGCCGGCGCCGAACGAGCCGTGCTGCGCCGCATTCGGCCGGTTGATACGGAGTTCGTCCGCATCCTCGCCCCAGAATTCGGCGTCCCGATTGGCGGCGGCAATGCAGGCGAGCACCCAGCTGCCGGAGGGGATTTCGGTATCGCCGACGATCAGCGGCTCGACGGTGATGCGGCGCATGAGGTGGACAGGCGAGTCATAGCGCAGCAGCTCGTCCACCGCGTTCACCGCCAGGGCGGGCTCGGCGCGCAGCAGCGCGGCCTGCGCGGGATGGTTCAGCAGGGCGAGCAGGCCACCGGACAGGTGGTTGACGGTCGTCTCGTGCCCGGCCACGTAGAGCAGCATGACCTGGGCGATCAGCTCGTCCTCGGTCAGTGCGTCACCGTCGTCCTCGGCGCTGATCAGCGCGGTCAGCAGATCGTCGCCGGGGTGGGTGCGCTTCCACCGGACGAACTCACCGATCA encodes the following:
- a CDS encoding cytochrome P450, whose product is MSTAPFAFDLFAPGFAEDPYPDYARLRAEAPVHEHPLGFWILSRHADVAALQRSSHSVDEANLTRLPAWKSDSATLGKANRIMRGQSILDQDPPDHTRLRRLVAKAFTRRAVADRQPSIVAYVDAALERIAAAGSADIVAELAFPLPFAIISEMLGIPVVESARVRELTALMVLSLEPLADPDLQTRIRAASEELRAMIGEFVRWKRTHPGDDLLTALISAEDDGDALTEDELIAQVMLLYVAGHETTVNHLSGGLLALLNHPAQAALLRAEPALAVNAVDELLRYDSPVHLMRRITVEPLIVGDTEIPSGSWVLACIAAANRDAEFWGEDADELRINRPNAAQHGSFGAGAHHCLGAALVRLEGSTAFAAFVRRFPRAVAEEVRWNGRINVRGPAQLIVTV
- a CDS encoding alpha/beta fold hydrolase encodes the protein MPTALIDGVPIAYSDTGIPPEYPDAQTLVFGHGLLFGGWMFEPQIRALRNRYRCITLDWRGQGETPPTAGDYDMDTLTADAAGLIGLLAIAPVHWVGLSMGGFIGQRLAARHPELLRSLILLDTSAGPEDSAKVGEYKRLAMALRLVGFRAIQSQVEPHMFGSVFRSGPQSGPIIRDWSARLRRHDRAAIGKAVLAVADRKSVEHELPAIAHPTLVVVGADDRATPPLRARQIVDRIPDARLHIIEDCGHTSTLEQPAAVTAVLEEFLAAVAAR